A single Triticum dicoccoides isolate Atlit2015 ecotype Zavitan chromosome 2A, WEW_v2.0, whole genome shotgun sequence DNA region contains:
- the LOC119353773 gene encoding uncharacterized protein LOC119353773 produces MVEPRAGAGAAAAPSPAATVAPPSPNQGTTAGARKRKAPATEKAPRKPRKRQVEEPIQIPVYYGCRKGDFSSVHGDDLVQDCPAIYAENICAHIIGELPLQPQSMSLVDLQLWVFKLFRLHPETQDLHIKGFLKQRKNDPYDEEDPDWYLEYYQWDTHEFYSNKYWRSFANKLKKKRNVTQKFMLYVESSEIRHYDILRKAIGDGYSQQLPLVLPGTESLTRCEFSFRYLKEHLAVTAEEMAVYLTGHNGEHVTPAEAWRARQMALEKEFGTFYDSYNFAPRLLKEIARKNPGGFVDIKDAEVSGCKDFRVLHRIFWAFGQCLQAFGACRPVLCIKGAPLCGKYQGVLLTAVALDANDFSIPVAFAIVECETKESWLWFLRNLERAVVDQADVCIIHDYKKELIDAVEDLLNSRRRQGLKAESRWCMEHLAENFYAYFGDKNLVMMFKKLCQQKRQHTFDKLWKELDELTSKYMTEKEFGASEEVQQGSVKHDEAELQEQNPSSHTDSVEDGKEGDHAGDSKGKITKFSDWIRLKPMEKWSLVHDSNGARYGIMGTDITDVYKNDPVLKGITCLPLSAMLEVTFLRLEEYFKNTSAAANKAIGNPSVSFPERVQDDMNSKMQKAEMHQVLGGEEALKFTVKSGQRQVTVNLKSEYTHNMDKSKGSTARKTATCSCNKPQLLHKLCSHVIAVCCHIGVSTAEYMSPYYSLTCLGRTRSKKFNEFSRNYRKNLPRYYRDIRPFERETPTWIPDKRLECGFPVYLLSDCAQTAVVVEEQQCTTEDESVADNEATKARSEESRT; encoded by the exons ATGGTGGAAccacgcgccggcgccggcgccgccgcagCCCCCTCCCCCGCCGCGACCGTCGCACCCCCCTCCCCCAACCAG GGCACCACCGCCGGCGCGAGGAAGCGGAAGGCCCCGGCGACGGAGAAGGCTCCGAGGAAGCCCCGCAAGCGTCAG GTTGAAGAACCGATTCAGATCCCTGTGTACTACGGGTGCAGAAAAGGTGATTTTTCAAGCGTGCACGGCGATGATTTAGTTCAAGATTGCCCAGCCATTTATGCAGAAAACATATGTGCGCACATAATCGGCGAGCTGCCGCTGCAGCCACAGTCGATGTCACTGGTGGATCTACAGCTCTGGGTCTTCAAGCTGTTCAGGCTCCATCCAGAAACACAAGATCTCCATATTAAGGGGTTCCTCAAACAGCGCAAGAATGACCCGTATGACGAAGAGGATCCGGACTGGTATTTGGAGTACTACCAGTGGGACACCCATGAATTTTATTCCAACAAATACTGGAGATCCTTTGCCAACAAATTGAAGAAAAAGAGAAATGTGACACAGAAGTTCATGTTGTACGTGGAATCCTCTGAGATCAGGCACTATGACATATTGCGCAAAGCCATAGGTGATGGTTACTCTCAACAGCTGCCGCTTGTGTTGCCTGGGACAGAAAGCCTGACAAGGTGTGAATTCAGCTTCCGGTACCTTAAGGAACACCTGGCAGTTACTGCTGAGGAAATGGCAGTTTATCTCACTGGTCACAATGGCGAGCATGTTACTCCCGCCGAggcgtggagggcaagacagatggCTCTGGAGAAGGAATTCGGTACCTTTTATGATTCATACAACTTTGCCCCGAGGTTACTCAAGGAAATAGCACGTAAAAACCCTGGTGGTTTTGTAGACATCAAGGATGCAGAGGTTTCAGGGTGTAAGGATTTTCGAGTCCTCCACCGTATATTTTGGGCGTTTGGACAATGCTTACAGGCCTTCGGTGCCTGTCGCCCTGTGCTGTGCATTAAAGGCGCACCCCTATGCGGGAAATATCAAGGGGTGCTGTTGACAGCTGTAGCATTAGATGCTAATGATTTCTCCATTCCAGTAGCATTTGCCATCGTCGAGTGCGAGACAAAGGAAAGCTGGCTGTGGTTTCTTAGGAATCTGGAGCGAGCAGTGGTTGATCAAGCTGATGTCTGCATTATACACGACTACAAAAAGGAGTTGATCGACGCTGTGGAGGATCTTCTGAATTCCCGTCGACGACAAGGGCTGAAAGCAGAAAGCCGGTGGTGCATGGAACACCTTGCTGAAAACTTCTATGCATATTTTGGCGACAAGAACCTGGTGATGATGTTCAAGAAACTTTGTCAACAGAAGCGACAACATACGTTTGATAAACTCTGGAAGGAGCTCGACGAGTTGACATCCAAATATATGACAGAGAAAGAATTTGGTGCTAGTGAGGAAGTGCAGCAGGGGTCAGTCAAGCATGATGAGGCAGAGCTTCAGGAGCAAAACCCATCCAGCCATACTGATTCAGTGGAGGATGGGAAGGAAGGAGATCATGCCGGTGACAGCAAGGGAAAGATAACAAAGTTCTCTGATTGGATTCGTCTGAAACCAATGGAGAAGTGGTCACTGGTGCATGATAGCAACGGAGCAAGATATGGCATCATGGGCACTGATATAACGGATGTATATAAGAACGATCCTGTATTGAAAGGTATAACTTGCCTTCCACTCAGTGCGATGCTGGAGGTGACATTCCTGCGCTTGGAAGAGTATTTCAAAAACACAAGTGCCGCAGCAAACAAAGCAATAGGCAACCCATCAGTCAGCTTCCCGGAACGTGTCCAGGATGACATGAACTCCAAAATGCAGAAAGCCGAGATGCATCAAGTTCTTGGGGGTGAAGAAGCTCTGAAATTTACGGTGAAGTCGGGGCAGAGGCAGGTTACCGTGAACTTGAAGTCGGAATATACCCACAACATGGATAAGTCTAAAGGATCCACAGCTCGAAAAACTGCTACCTGTTCATGCAACAAGCCGCAGCTGCTTCACAAGCTTTGCTCTCATGTCATTGCCGTCTGTTGTCATATTGGGGTTAGCACTGCTGAATACATGTCCCCATACTACAGCCTGACTTGTCTAGGCAGGACCCGGAGTAAAAAATTCAATGAGTTCTCACGCAACTACAGAAAGAATTTGCCACGCTACTACAGAGATATTAGACCATTCGAGCGTGAAACACCAACTTGGATCCCAGACAAAAGATTGGAGTGTGGTTTTCCTGTTTATCTGTTGTCGGACTGCGCACAAACTGCCGTTGTCGTTGAAGAGCAACAGTGCACAACTGAAGATGAATCAGTTGCAGACAATGAAGCAACAAAGGCACGCTCAGAAGAATCAAGAACCTAG